One Ornithinicoccus hortensis genomic window, TCCGTACCCGAGGTAGCCGAGCGTCGCCGCCACCCGGTCCCGCTGCGCCCGGTCGCCGGCCCGGTCCAGCACGATGACCCGCCACCGGCCGTCCCAGGGCACCTCGACCGGCCGGTAGATGCGTTGGTGGGCGGCCGCCAACCGGGCGGTGGCGGCCGGCGTCGCGAGGTAGCCCCGCACCCCGTTGCGGCGCGCCGGGGCCAGCCAGTCCTGGGTCACCATCCGGGATACCGCGGTACGGGTCGCCGCAGGACGGATCCCGCAGGACCCCAGCAACGTCACCACGCTGGAGATGGGTGCCCACGAGCCGAACTCGGTGAGGTGGTCACCGTAGAGGTCGAAGACAGCCGATCGCGCGCGCACCGCTCCAGTGTGCCGTAGGGAGGATTTCGACCATCGGCACGGACAGGGGATAATGGGGGCAGTGATCGTAGCCCGCGGCACTTCGGCGGCGGGCACCGCGGTGCGCCGCGGCAGGAGGAAGGGTTCACGATGGCAGCGATGAAGCCGCGTACGGGGGACGGCCCCCTCGAGGTGACCAAGGAGGGCCGTGGCATCGTGCTTCGGATGCCGCTCGAGGGTGGCGGCAGGCTCGTGGTGGAGATGAACGCCGAGGAGGCCGGCGCCCTGGGCGCCGCCATCGAGGAGTGCCTGGGCGGCTGAGCCCGGGTTCCCACCCACACACCTCACGGGCTCCGGCCCGAGACGAAGACCCCCTCGCGCCGGTCGTCGGCGTGGGGGGTCTTCCTTGCTCAGCGCTTGACGGCGGCGAGCAGCCCGTCCCCGACCGGGAGCAGGGTCGGGATCAGCCGCTCGTCCTCACGCAGCGTCTTGCCCAGGTCCCGCAGGATCGTCGTGGTCTCGTCCCGGGCCGCGGGGTCGGCGACCTGGTCGTGCCACAGCATGTTGTCCATCACCAGGACACCGCCGGACCGGAGCAGCCGGATGGCCTGCTCGGCATACACGGGGTAGCTGGGCTTGTCCGCGTCGACCAGCACGAGGTCGTAGGCACCGTCGGTGAGCCGCGGCAGCACCTGACCGGCGTCCCCGCCGATCACCCGGGTCCGCTGGGTGGGGATGCCCGCTGCGGCGAAGGCCTCCTTGGCGGCCCGCTGGTGCTCCGGCTCGATGTCGATCGAGGTCAGGATGCCGTCCGGGGCCATCCCCTCGAGCAACCACAGGCCGGAGACCCCGGCGCCGGTGCCGATCTCCACCACGTGCGTGGCGCGCAGCGAGGCGGCCAGCAGCCGCAGTGCCGCACCGACCCCGGCGCTGACCGGCATGCAGCCCAGCGACTCCCCGCGACCCCCGGCCTGCTCGATCACCTCGGTCGGCGTGATGAAGTCCTCGGTGTAGGCCCACGAGGCCGGTTTCTGTGCACCCATGGGGCCAACCCTAACCTCCCCGGGGCGCTCAGGTAATTCCCAGGATCTGCTGCCAGTCTGGTCACCACGAATCACGCCGACCCCGGCAGTCGGCGGAGCCACGGAGGACACGATGGACGAGCGGACGCACGAGGAACAGGACTGGCAGCCGCCGTCCTGGGACGAGATCGTGCGTGACC contains:
- a CDS encoding DUF3117 domain-containing protein, with the translated sequence MAAMKPRTGDGPLEVTKEGRGIVLRMPLEGGGRLVVEMNAEEAGALGAAIEECLGG
- a CDS encoding O-methyltransferase; translated protein: MGAQKPASWAYTEDFITPTEVIEQAGGRGESLGCMPVSAGVGAALRLLAASLRATHVVEIGTGAGVSGLWLLEGMAPDGILTSIDIEPEHQRAAKEAFAAAGIPTQRTRVIGGDAGQVLPRLTDGAYDLVLVDADKPSYPVYAEQAIRLLRSGGVLVMDNMLWHDQVADPAARDETTTILRDLGKTLREDERLIPTLLPVGDGLLAAVKR